A single window of Coffea eugenioides isolate CCC68of chromosome 7, Ceug_1.0, whole genome shotgun sequence DNA harbors:
- the LOC113776938 gene encoding subtilisin-like protease SBT1.8 produces the protein MEAAIADGVNVLSLSLGGQEEPYFADEIAIGAFRAIQNGIIVSCAAGNGGPFHGTLLNTAPWILTVGVSTIDRSFRSIVVLGNNSQFDGVSVHQPKVLSRTLIPLVRSAARKCARGTLNKTFVVGKVVLYEADEPFETFNLRQGIRDADGAAMIVVNGDTDLCATSPQVDVIPTTTVSLVVGEAIKEYINSTFAHTAMIAFEGVSILAAWPSFVDNSKNSTASFKLQCGTSMSTPHLSGIAALIQSLHPDWSPAAVKSAIMTSADFLNHDGSLILDERMLLANLFAIGAGHVNLARVADAGLVYDIHPDDYLQYLCGLNYTDDQIVFITQRRITCANIYSIPEAELNYPSFSIQLGSDTQTYRRTAMNVDKTYSVYNNLITSIPRIDIVVYPTALRFTRMNQKITYQISFKEQTGSKMLLTCRAHRLELKAALCEKSHFD, from the exons ATGGAAGCTGCCATCGCAGACGGTGTCAATGTGTTATCACTCTCTCTTGGAGGACAAGAGGAGCCTTACTTTGCAGACGAGATAGCAATCGGTGCTTTTCGAGCAATCCAGAACGGGATCATTGTCAGCTGTGCCGCTGGCAATGGAGGACCGTTCCATGGTACGCTATTAAATACCGCACCATGGATTTTAACGGTGGGTGTGAGCACAATTGATCGCAGTTTTAGGTCTATAGTTGTGCTTGGTAACAATTCACAGTTTGATGGTGTATCAGTCCATCAACCTAAGGTTCTTTCAAGGACATTGATACCCCTAGTACGTTCGGCAGCTAGAAAATGTGCCCGTGGCACATTGAACAAGACTTTTGTTGTTGGCAAGGTGGTATTGTACGAAGCTGATGAACCCTTCGAAACATTTAATTTGAGGCAGGGCATAAGAGATGCTGATGGGGCAGCAATGATAGTGGTCAACGGAGACACAGACTTGTGTGCTACCTCACCTCAAGTTGATGTGATTCCCACTACTACAGTGAGTCTTGTTGTCGGGGAAGCGATAAAGGAGTATATAAACTCTACATTTGCACATACTGCCATGATAGCATTCGAAG GTGTCAGCATTCTTGCTGCCTGGCCTTCCTTTGTGGACAACAGCAAAAATTCAACTGCGTCATTCAAGTTACAATGTGGAACCTCAATGTCAACACCTCACCTGAGTGGCATTGCAGCCTTAATACAAAGTTTGCATCCCGATTGGTCGCCTGCTGCCGTTAAATCTGCTATTATGACCAGTGCTGACTTCTTGAACCATGATGGGAGCCTTATCCTTGATGAGAGGATGCTTCTTGCAAATTTATTTGCAATTGGTGCTGGCCATGTAAATCTGGCAAGAGTTGCTGACGCTGGATTGGTTTATGACATCCATCCTGATGATTATCTTCAATACTTGTGTGGTTTGAACTACACAGATGATCAGATAGTGTTCATTACGCAGCGCCGGATCACATGTGCGAATATTTACAGCATCCCCGAAGCTGAACTCAATTATCCTTCATTTTCTATTCAGTTGGGGTCTGATACTCAGACATATAGAAGAACGGCGATGAATGTGGACAAGACCTACTCAGTTTACAACAATCTGATCACATCCATCCCAAGGATCGATATTGTCGTATATCCAACTGCCCTGCGGTTCACAAGAATGAACCAAAAGATTACATATCAGATCAGCTTCAAAGAACAGACAGGTTCGAAAATGCTACTTACATGCAGGGCTCATCGCCTGGAGCTCAAAGCAGCACTCTGTGAGAAGTCCCATTTTGATTAA
- the LOC113776941 gene encoding transcription factor HEC3-like, whose translation MDINPQKLTAWEPSMPVENHMAHHDHIFFETPWPNYVFENHQIPSSSSQHISTSAILSSGQIDHHHHDHPHQQMEEDQAEEDPEEELGAMKEMMFKIAAMQPVDIDPATIRKPKRRNVRISDDPQSVAARHRRERISEKIRILQRLVPGGTKMDTASMLDEAIRYVKFLKRQIRLLQANNPPPIGVPACPPLRTWSNKGLDPVTAPTATPISSIVGCNGNGDPMSFNNEVIGG comes from the coding sequence ATGGATATCAACCCTCAAAAACTCACAGCATGGGAACCCTCCATGCCTGTGGAAAATCATATGgcacatcatgatcacattttCTTTGAGACTCCTTGGCCTAACTATGTCTTTGAAAACCATCAAATCCCTTCTTCGTCAAGCCAACATATATCAACTTCAGCTATTCTCAGCAGCGGTCAAATTGACCATCATCATCATGATCATCCTCATCAGCAGATGGAAGAAGATCAAGCAGAAGAAGATCCTGAGGAAGAACTAGGAGCCATGAAGGAAATGATGTTCAAGATTGCAGCTATGCAACCGGTGGACATTGATCCAGCAACCATTCGGAAGCCTAAAAGGCGAAATGTGCGCATTAGTGATGATCCCCAAAGTGTTGCAGCAAGGCATCGCCGCGAGAGAATCAGTGAAAAAATTCGAATTCTACAAAGACTCGTCCCTGGGGGAACAAAAATGGACACTGCATCCATGTTAGATGAAGCCATTCGCTATGTTAAGTTCTTGAAGCGACAAATCCGCCTACTCCAAGCTAATAATCCCCCACCCATCGGAGTTCCGGCATGTCCACCTCTTCGAACTTGGTCAAACAAGGGTCTTGACCCTGTCACTGCTCCCACCGCTACCCCAATCTCCTCCATTGTAGGGTGTAATGGAAATGGTGATCCTATGAGCTTCAACAATGAGGTAATTGGTGGATAA
- the LOC113776940 gene encoding subtilisin-like protease SBT1.9: MERMTGFLYARPQKVLALQTTCSPKFLGLQPHDGLWPLANFGQGIIIGVIDNGIKPDHLSFNDEVMPTPPTEWKGKCRLNSTTCNKKLIGATKISLGMTGLPVDVRAHGTHTASTTADAFVSGANVYCQANGTATLGHLSSL; this comes from the coding sequence ATGGAGAGGATGACAGGATTCTTATATGCCAGACCTCAAAAGGTATTGGCACTTCAGACCACATGCAGTCCCAAATTCCTGGGGCTGCAACCCCATGACGGGCTTTGGCCCCTAGCCAACTTTGGCCAAGGCATCATAATTGGGGTAATTGATAATGGAATAAAACCTGACCACTTGTCCTTCAATGATGAAGTGATGCCAACACCACCAACCGAATGGAAAGGAAAATGTCGTTTGAATAGCACCACCTGTAACAAGAAGCTTATAGGTGCAACCAAGATATCTTTGGGCATGACTGGATTGCCTGTCGACGTGAGAGCACACGGAACACACACCGCAAGCACTACTGCTGATGCATTTGTCAGCGGTGCCAATGTTTATTGCCAAGCTAATGGCACAGCAACACTTGGCCATTTATCAAGCTTGTGA